A genomic region of Homalodisca vitripennis isolate AUS2020 chromosome 5, UT_GWSS_2.1, whole genome shotgun sequence contains the following coding sequences:
- the LOC124363262 gene encoding protein charybde-like, producing MEVLPCPVSVDFSNNYNRGLVAEDLEDSAACQALAIRLEEQLRAAKTAQLACGEVLLPADLLPRAASDILQMAENEPCGLRGCTLYVNFESEQECRKIGTIKCDPNTVSTFELFLTLRRDARSTWTSLIPQFIKNFTKGGTIMISPGFQLEKKKLYRSFVPQE from the exons ATGGAAGTTTTACCTTGTCCTGTCAGCGTAGATTTCTCGAATAACTACAACAGAG GGTTGGTAGCTGAAGACCTAGAAGATAGTGCAGCTTGTCAAGCCCTAGCTATCCGGCTGGAAGAACAACTAAGGGCAGCAAAGACAGCCCAGCTCGCTTGTGGCGAAGTGTTGTTGCCTGCAGATCTTCTGCCGAGAGCAGCGAGTGATATTCTTCAGATGGCAGAGAATGAACCTTGTGGCCTAAG GGGCTGTACGCTTTACGTGAACTTCGAGTCAGAGCAGGAGTGCCGTAAGATAGGAACCATCAAATGTGACCCGAACACAGTGTCCACCTTCGAGCTGTTCTTGACGCTTCGTCGGGACGCAAGGAGCACATGGACTTCTCTCATTCCACAGTTCATCAAGAACTTCACCAAAGGAGGGACCATCATGATCAGCCCAGGGTTCCAGCTGGAGAAGAAGAAGCTGTACCGGTCGTTTGTCCCGCAGGAGTAG